CTTTTTATTAAGCACCTCCTGTCTAGTGTAGTCTTCGAGGTAGTGCACCTCGATCTCGACGTGCTTCGACAGGAACTCTCTCCAGTCCTCTGGCAGCTCCCCTTTGGGTGTGATCAGTACGATCTTATCGGGCTTGACGGTTTGATTTTCGAGACTCGCGATTACATCCCTGAGCTTTTCTCTTGTAAAGAGTGTGGGGATAGCTGCGTATGTTCTCATGTCTAGTTTACACCTCTCCGGTACTCGGCCGAGCAGGCTTATTTCACTTTGTCCATCACGTTCTTGAGGTTTCGGCTGCTGTCGGTCTTATCCCACGTAACCTTATACCTGCCGGTTATGAACTCTATCCAGGCCAGGATATATGAATACTGGACAAGGAGGAAGTAATAGAGTTTACGCAGAAACCCTTTCCTGAATACGACCTCGATTACTCCGATCAGCGCCAATATAACAACAGCACTTATTCCGAGCGCTTCATACTTGTAGCCGTAATCGAGTGAGTTGAAGTAAAGACAAAGAGTTATGATTATGGCGATTGCGATTATCGGCGTGAAAACCCTGAGGACCTTGTGAAAGAACAAAAGCAGGTCGAACACAAACAGCTTGGGATTCGCGAACATTCCGATGTGTTTGAATAGTACTTGTATTGTTCCCACGGCTCTTCTCTTCTTTTGTTTGATCAGATCGTGTGAGTGTTCGACGGCCGGCTCGTAAACTACGGCTTCCGGTACGTATACCAACCGATAGCCTTTCTCTATTATCTGGAGCGACAGGTCGAAATCCTCGGCTAGCGATTTTTCGTCGAGTAAGATGCCCAGATCCTTCCTGAATGAATTGAATTCTCCGCTAAAATTTGTTATCGAGTATATATCGCTCTCGGCTTCTCTGATCTTTCCCTCGATCGACCAGTATAATTCCTCGCCTTTCCCGACGAGGTTAGCTCCCAGTGTGATGAACCTACCTCCCGCTCCGCCAACTTTTTTATCTGCGAACGGCTTAACTATTTGCTGAATGCTGTCCTTCTCGAAAAGGGCGTTTGCGTCGCTTACCAGAATTATCTCGCCTTTGGCGAATTGTATTGCGTGATTGACCGCGTTTGCCTTCCCCTTCCTCTCTTCCTGTCTGAGCACGATATGGTCGAGACTCGAAGCTCTTACTGTTTCCTTAGCCAGCTCAAACGTTTTATCCTTCGAGCCGCTATCGACGATTATCACCTGTATCAAGTCCCTCGGGTACAGCAGGGTGTCCAGGTTCCTTACCCTTTCGGCGATCACTTTCTCTTCGTTGAATGTCGGTATTATAATCGTTACGCTCGGCGTCCGTCCGGAGTTCCACCTCCCTTTATTAGAGATTAAAAAACCGAGGACGATCATAACTCCCGGGTAGAACAGGTAGGGCGCAATGATTAGAAAAATTAAAAAAAGTATCAGATATATCATAATATTCTCTTGTGAAATTCGTTTTTACAGCATCATCAAACCGCTGTTGGATCGCTATAAGTATATCTCTCTATCCGGTAATGATGCAGAATATTCCCCGGAACCCGTATAATGTTAATGTTATTCTGCGGCTAGCGGTTCAGGTATACGGACCTTCGGTCATCATATCTACCCCGATACCCAAAGCCGTTATCTGATCCGTATTCGGCCCGAGCCTGGATTCTGTATAGGTTGAACAGTACCGATGCGATCGATATCGTCAGCCATAGCATCTTATTCAGATCGAGGGAGACGAAGAGTGCGGTGAAGAGGTATCCCAAAAAACCAATCTCGAGGGCTGAGGCGTAAGCACGCAAATAAAAACTGTTATCCCCTTTGAATCTCTCGACTGTCTTTATTTCCTTCCAAGTCAGATACAGTATGAGCATAAATGGTATGAATCCCACGAGTCCGGTGCCTGTCAACACTTCAAAATACGTATTGTGAGCATAAAAGCGATAGGGGTTGTGGAGAATGATTTGTCTCAGTCCCACGCCCAATATGGGATATTCGCTGAAAATCTTCGGTGTAAGTTCGAAATAAAAATAATATCTCAAATTAAGAGACTCGTCCTTGACGACCGATTCCTTGCTCGACAGCACTTTCAGCGTTTCCATTCTGGCTATTATGTCTTCCGAGAAGAAGTGGTAGATCAATGCGAACGCCAAGATCATGCACGGGATCGAAACGGCAAGAATCTTGATCCTGTTCTTTCCAGTGGATAGTTTGAAAATAGCCAAAATCAGCATTGCGCAGAGGGCAAGGAACGCGCCTCTCGAATAAGTGAGAATTACACCCAGAGTTATCGTTGCGGAAATTACTATGGAGGCGATTTTATATAATCTATTCCGGGTTATGATAATATTAAGAACAGAGAGCGGAATCATGACCAGGAGTAATGCGGCGAATTCATTCTGGTCTCCCCATAACCCTCCGTAACGCATTAGATCGTAGCCGGTCGCCCTGCCGAATTGAAAGAATATCGGGCTGATGATCGAGAAAAAACCTCCTAACAGCAGCGCCCACGTCGCCAGGTAAAGCGTTCTCGTATCCCTGATCATCAGTATCAGGACGAAACAAAGGATGATCGACAGCCATAGCGTCAATAACAATGATAAGCTGAAAGACGGCTGGCCTGATACCATGACCGAGAGAATCGCCGCCCCTCCGAACAGGATCATGACCAGAACCTTCTGGCTCGAGAATACGTCATGCAGGTACTTGACGGATCCGGTAATGATGACGAGAAATACAAGGTATGCCCCTGCCATCTTGGTCAATGTGGCCGTCACGCTGCCCTGCAATACGAACAGGGTCTCCATAGGCACCAGTGCGAAAAAGATCGACACTGCGATCCATGGTCTGTTAATGGTCAATAAGAGGTAAGCTCCGCCTAATAGGCCGGCAATGAGCAGCTTGGAAACTCCGTTAAGACCTATATAATAGCCTACTAGGGCGCCGATTATTATGCCGGAGAATATAAAAACGTATTGAAGGTTTGAATTCGCTAGATTCAATCTCTGCATCGAAATCTCATTTGCCTGTATGTATTTTTAAAACCCTCTATCTGGGAAATATTTTTTTTCAGGCCTTTATCCGCTGCGGAAAATACCGGGTCTTCGCTTCCTTAAGCTTTATGAAAGTTTCTGTTCCCAATAGCGCCAGCGCCAGGTTATAATACAGCCTCGCGTCGAATTGATAGGCCCTTATCGCTCTGACGAATGTTTTAATGCCATCTTTGGTTCTTCCGAGGTAGCAGTAAGTAACCCCTAGCAAAAGCATATGATTGCTGTAGGCTCTCTTATCGCTTGCAAACAGCTTCCGGTGTTTTGACAATATTCTCTCGACTCCGTTTATGACCGTAACGTAATTTTTAGTCATCGCCGTCTGATGGCTGCGGTATTTCGCCAGCGGTTCCTTGACAAAGTCATACTCATATTCTTCTGCGATGCGGATCCACATATCGTAGTCTTCTCCGTAGGGGATCCCCTCATCGAACAGGCCGACTTTGTCAAAACATGCTTTTTTCAGGGCGATGGTAGAGGTGGTAATAAAATTCTGGAACAGCATTTCTTTCAGTACGTTATTCCGATATAGCGGAATCGAGGTTTGCAGTACATGATCGTCCGCCGAATCGACTACCAGGCTTCCCGTGTAAACGCACCCTAGGCTCGTGGTACCTCGATCCAGTACATCGATCTGCTTCTCGAGCTTGTCAGGAAGCCATTCGTCATCGTCGTCCAAGAAGGCAATATATCTCCCCCGGGAGAGAGTCACGCCGATATTTCTGACAGCGGCGATCCCCTTGTTCGATGTATTCTTTATAACCCGCAGCCTTTTGTCGGCGATACCATCCAGCACCGCGGACGTGGTGTCTTTGGAACAGTCGTCTATTACTATCAGCTCAAAGTCCCTGTAAGTTTGTGAAAGAACGCTGTTTATCGAAATATTAAGTAATTTCGCACGGTTATATGTCGGTATAATAACGCTCACATTCACCATCATTTAAAATTATACATCGGAATGACGGCTTAGGATGCAGATAATTTTATATTATTCACGATTCGTTCCCTTATCAGATTCAAGACAGCTTTCCGTTCGTAAAGCTGTGCCGTTTTGGCCCTCGCTGCCGTGCCTATTTTTTCGCAAAGCGAGGGGTTTCCGAGCAGCTCTATGCAGGCCTCGGCGAACATTTTCGGGTTGTCATGTATGAGGATCTCTTTTCCCGGGGAGAACTCGATACCTTCGGCTCCTATCTCTGTCGATACCACGGGTTTCGCGTATGAAGCGGCTTCTATTATCTTATACCGCGTTCCCCCTCCGGCGAGTATGGGGGTTGCGATTACACGGGCTCTGTCATAAAGACTGCCGAGATCGTCTACGAAACCCGGTATCTCGATGCCTGGGGCGTATGCTCCGCGTTTCTTCAGCTTGCCAGGCGGTATTCCCGCTATTATCAGCTTCGAGCCGGGAAATCGGGCTTGTATATAAGGCCATACCTTCTCTGCCAGAAACTCTGCTGCGTCTATGTTAGCTCCATAATCCGAACCGAGGAACAGTAAATTCGGTACTGCCGTGAAAGGTCTTAATTCGGGTATCTCTACGGTATTTGGTATGATAAACGCATTCGGCTGTCCGAACTCGCGCTCTATGTAAGCGCGGTCCTTTTCGGAGCAAACGTAGGTCTCGGTCGCCAGCTTTACCGCTTTGTTCTCTCCCGATTTCAAAGCCGGTATGAGCAGGTACAGGAACTTACTTTTCAAGGTTCTCTGTTGTTCAATCGATCTCGACAGGACTATATGCTCTATGTCGTCGAAATCAAAAAAAACGGGAGGCAGCTTCGCATCAGTCAGCATCAGCGGGCACATCGAGGGAAGCCTGTGAGCGAATATGGCGTCGGGCTTTCTTATGAGGCATTCTTCCATGGCAAGGACTTGCATCCTCCCGCTTACCTCTGAATACCCGTACTGGTTGAAGATGCTGCATATACCTTTCGCGAAAGACACTATTTTATCGAACAACGTTCCTTTCTTGTACTCAGACATTGGGCAGAGAAAAAGATTTATTTCAGCGTTCCAATGCTTCCTTAAAGATCGTTCCAGCTCCGAAGTCTCGCCAGGCGTGTAATGAGAGCCTGGAGGGGTGTAAAAGAGCATGTCCAGTTCGGCCAGTCCCTTGAGGGCCTCGATGAACGTTCCCATCCGTTTATATACCCCGTGGACCTTGGTTCGCGGGTCGTCAGGAAAATATCTTGATATGAATAGGATACGCATGTTCGTGTCGATCGCCTTTGCTTGAGCTATCGAGTCGCCGCTTCAGTCAAGCAGGTTAAAACTGCTCCGCCGGAATTACGGATTCAGTCCGTGGTTCACTCAGAGATGGCTAAGACAATTGTCTTTTATATATATCGGTAACGCCGGCTACCATACTGTCGGCTGAGAACTCCTTCTCCACGAGTGTTTTTCCTGCCAGGGCCATCTTTTTGGCCAGAGCGGGGTCCGAGACGAGTGTGTTAATACTGTGCGCCAGAGCCTGGGTATCCCCCGGCGGGACCAGGTACCCCGTTTCCCTGTCCCGGATCAATTCGTTTACCCCGCCGATATCGGATGCTACCACAGGCTTTCCGGCCGCCATAGCTTCCATGATGGATAAAGGTAATCCTTCGTAAAGAGAAGGCAGAACGAATATGTCGCATCCGCTCAGTAACTCCGGAATGTCATTTCTCTTACCCAGGAATACCACTCGGCCTTCTAAACCCAGCTCACATGCCTGATTCTCGAGGTTTGTCTTTTCGGGACCGTCTCCGACGAATACGAAGATCGTTCCCGGGACATCAGCCGCAGCCTGTAATAGATAGACGTGTCCCTTTTGTTTGTCCAGACGCGCAACTGTGAGCACGATAGGACAAGTTTCTCTGTTTTTCCTGATAGAGCTGTAAACGTCGTCACCGGACACGTTGTTGGCTCTGGTGTTGTAATTCTCAAGGATGATTCCATTGTGCACGACTTCGATTTTATTGTCCACGGCTATTCTCTCTCTTAGCTGTCTTGCTACATCGTATGATACTGCGATGTATTTGTTTACAGGATAGGAAATCAGTTTTTGCTCTATCCGGCCCCGGCGCCATCCGACTTCCGAATACAGGTGCTGAGTCGCAATTATGATCTTTACCCGCGCGAAATATGCTGCAAGGATACCGTAGCTGCATGAGAGCGGCCAGTTCAGGTTCGCATGGAATATCGCCGGTCGAATGCTTCTCAATACCTTGCCGAATTGAAAGATATTTTTGTAATCATAATAGCTTTGTATAACGGGCACGGTTATTGTATGCACTCCTATTGCTTCGGCATTTTCGATGAAGGAAGAAATGCCGGGGCTCTGGTGATACGCGAGTACCGGATGCCAAATATTCCGGTCCAGTTTTTTCAAAATTGTGAATAACACCTGTTCCGCGCCGCCGAAGCTTTGACTGTCGATATAATAAACTATAGTGTTGGGCATATCTGGGGTTTCTTGCCGGATTTGATTTTTGCGATTAATTGTTTTCTGTTTTTGTCGTTTCTTAAAGCGGTCCAGACCCCGAGCCAGAAGAAATAATCCATAGCTAAAGAAAATAGCCTCTCGAAAACCTTGATGTTTTTTCTCTCGGTCTTGCTTATGATGCTGATTATGAGGTTACTTGCCGGCGGGATCAGCATGCTTGTCCATATAAGGAATAGACGGAGGGATCGCCACTTCCATCCGGTATAGTTATATTCGATGAGCTTGAGCTCGTTGAATGTATCAGGATGCAAGTTAACTAATTGGACGGCATTCTTTCCCGAATTAATTGTTTTATAAGCGAGCCCTTTGAAGTCATCATCATAATGCTGAATACACATGGCATAGGGGTTGAAGATGATTTTTATGCCTCTGTTCAGCAGCCGGTATGCAAATTCTACATCTTCGTAACCGTAGGATTTATAGCTTTCATCGAACAGGCCGACTTCGGTTATAACGCTCTTTCTTATAGAAAAATTCCCGCCGTAAAAATCCCAAATACGCAAGTTGTAGTCGGGTCGCGAAAGTTTCTCAAGATGAGTATTGAACTTATCCGTAATTTGACCGATCGTCGGCGATGCGTTCGGATCTAATTTGATAGGGGCGGCTCCTACGATACAAACATGCGGATCGATCTGATGCGCTGCATAATGGGAGCCCACTAATTCAGCCGAAGGTTCCATGTCATCATCCAATATGATCACCAGGTCGCTGCTTGCTGCACGGATCCCGCTGTTACACGCAGCTGCCTTTCCTCTGTTCCTTTCCCATATGTAGCGCAGTAAATATGGGGCCTTAAAGTTGTCGATCATCTCCTTGGACCCGTCTTCAGACCCATCTATGGAGACTATTACCTCAAATTCGTGTTGAGGGAAAGATTGTGCATTCAGGGCGGTCAACAAGCGTTTCAAAGAGTCGCATCGTTGATATGTCGGTATTACTATACTGACCTTGATCATGCTATATAAGTAAAATATTCTTGCTGTGCAATATTCTTTTAAAAATTTTTTTAACTGACCCTGGCACCTTGCTTTGCATGACCAGCATTTGTTTTGCCATTATTCCGATCGGGGAATCCGCCGTATTTATCTTACATAAAAAATTTAACATACTTATATCAACGCCCATATTAAACCTGGGTAACGCAAACATGTCGTTGTCCAAATCAACGAAACTTTCTTCGGTGGTGCAGGCCGTATAATATCCGGCCTCACTTGCCAATATTTTCACGCTTTCGTTGTAATCGCCGTAGGGGTACGCTATATGCCTGACTTCGTGTCCCAGGATTTCCTCAAGCTTCCGGCGCGACCCCGAGAGTTCTCCAAAGCAGTCATTTGACGAGATTTTGCTTAAACGCGGATGACTCATGCTATGAGATGCGACTTCAAATCCCATCGAGTCCAGCATGGTTACCGTCGCCCAGTCGATGATCTGAAATTCGACGTTCACTTCTGGTATCATCCAGCTGCTTTTTCGTCCTGCATAATCCGTGGGGATGTAAAATACGGCGGTGAACCCGGTACTCTCAAGTATCGGTACCGCATTATCTATTGCATCCTGCAAACCGTCGTCAAATGTGATTATGACGGGTTTCGAGGGCGGTTTTGCGGACCCGTTCTTATAATCTAATAGTTTGCTGAAAGTGATGGGAACAAAACCCAGAAACTTAAGAGCTTTCATCTGCGCTTCAAACGCTTTCGGTGTGACCGTGTATTCGAGGAAATTCGGATGCGGCTCACGGCTTATCTGATGATACATTAGTATGGGAATGTTGAGATTCATGGGGTTATCTTGTGGCAAGCCTCGCTTTGCGGCTTTCCTTCAACCAGGATTTCGTATGTATAGTCATATTAATCCAATTCTACCGGATTCGGAACTGTTTAAGCTCGCCGGGCGCTTCTTCAATCAATTTATCAGTATTCTGAGTAGTCATTATTTCGGATTTTTTTAATTCATTCTATTTTCCGGAGCTGAGGCGAGGGCTTTGGTTAGTACTCAAGTGCGCGATACATCGTCCCCGGCTAATTATCATCGACTAACCATTCGTATTGTAAAAGGGAAGTGGCTTGCTCGCGTGAAGGAATCTTGCCCGATCCGTATATATCTTCCGTTTCTATGTCGAAGTGCCCTGCGTTCTCGATCTTATCGGCGCTGATCATACCTCTTCTTATTTCGAGATCCGCGACACATCGTCCGGGCGTGAGGGATAATTCCTCTGTCAGGCACGTGACGCTTCCCACCGGAGGAAGGATTTCCGGGAGCCCGTTTAAAATATCGCTATCGAGGCGCAGTATGTTTATGCGTGTCCTGAAATCCCGGATCTTAATTATAAAGCGCGGGTAACGTATCGGATTCTTGGCCGTATAACCGATCTTGATTTTCAGACGGCATCCCGGCTGTATAGGTTTCCCGGCCTCCGAATTCTCGATCTTGAGCGATGTTGCCGTAACGCTGCAGTCACCTTCGTGGTCGGGTCTCTGGTCTAAAGGGAGCTCATAGGTCGAGTTCATCGATTGCATATACTGTTGAACGACCTGATCGGTCGAGCCCTCGCAAACTTTCTGTCCGTTTTCGAGAAAAATAGTTCTTTGACATAGAGAAAGGATTGCCGCCATGTCGTGGCTTACGAATAACACCGTCCTGCCTTCGGAAGTCGCCACGTTGTTCAATTTGCCGAGACACTTTTTCTGGAATGCTGCGTCCCCTACGGCCAGCACTTCATCTATGAGGAGGATCTCGGGTTCGAGGTGCGCAGCAACTGAAAATCCGAGGCGGATCCTCATACCCGAGGAGTAATACTTCACAGGAGTGTCTATAAACTGGTGGATTTCCGAGAAATCGACAATCTCATCGAACTTCCTCTCAATTTCCTGTCTCCTCATTCCGAGTATCGCACCGTTTAAAAAAATATTTTCTCTCCCAGTCAATTCGAAGTGGAATCCCGTGCCTACTTCAAGCAGGGATGCTATGCGGCCGTATATATCGATCCTCCCTTCAGTAGGTTCTGTAATGCCCGTTATAATTTTAAGCAGTGTGCTTTTTCCGGCGCCGTTTCGTCCTATAATTCCTACTACTTCTCCCCGGCTGACGTCGAAGTTAACATTTTTCAGGGACCAAAAATAATTCTGGGAGGCGTCATTTTTACCGTTAGCCGTGCCGGGTCCGTAACTGTTCGGTCCGCTCTTGGCGTAAAAGGCTGAGATCAGTTTGTTATAGCCCCTTGAGGTAAAGCTCGTAATGCTGTCCCTTATAGTCCTGTACTGATTCCTCTCGCCTATTCGATACTTTTTACCTACGTCCCTGACTTTTATAATTATATCGCTCATGTTAAATCACATCCGCAAACGTTCTCTCCATGCGTCTGAAATACAATAAACCGCCTATTAACAGGCACACTACCATAATGGACGATACGATAACCAGCGGCCAGCTTCCGTTTGATTGACCGAGAAGCGCCCATCTAAAGCCCTCGACCACCCCGGCCATCGGGTTAAGACCGTACAAGAACCGCCATTTTTCCGGGACGAGGCTGCTGGGGTACGCAATAGGTGTAAGGAAAAGCCATATTTGAGTAAGGAACGGGATGAGGTGGCGAACATCCCGGTACTGAACATTTAGCGCGGATAACCACAAGCTTACAGCAAGAGCTGTCGCCATTGCGAGCAGTATGAATAGAGGCAATGCCAGTATCGCGGCCGAAGGTATTATCCCATAATAAAATATCATTGCTAACAATACAAGGAATGCAATGCAGAAGTCGACCAAACCCGCAATTATGGAGGAGCAGGGGAGTATTATTCGCGGAAAATATACCTTTGTGATCAGGTCGTAATTGTTGACCAGGCTATTACTAGCGTTTGTGAATGAGTTTGCGAAGAGTTGCCATGGCAGCAGTGCAGCAAAAGAGAAGACGGGGTATGGGAGGCCGTCAGAAGGTACTTTTGCCAGATTGCCGAAGAATATTGTGAACACCACCATAGTCATGAAAGGCTGAAGCACCGCCCAGGCAACACCCAGCGCTGTCTGTTTGTACCTGACTTTTAGGTCTCTCCAAATAAGGAAATAAATTAATTCATGGTATTCATAAAGTTCCCTCAACCTCAGCGACAGACCCTTTTGCGGCTCCCGCACCGTAAGAGCGTTTTTGTGCTGCGGGTCAACCGCTTTCAAGATCTCCGCATGCTGCGGTTTTATTATCTTTGATGTTGTTTTAGTTTTCTGCATTAGTATTATATTGATGCTGACCTAAGAGCCATTAATATGATTGGGAAATCGGTTACTTAGACTCCTAAAATTATAATGCAAAAAAACCGATTATAAAGCAACTCAGTCACAAGTAAAAACTTTATAGGCAAGGGTGAATTAAAGT
This DNA window, taken from Thermodesulfobacteriota bacterium, encodes the following:
- a CDS encoding glycosyltransferase, whose protein sequence is MIYLILFLIFLIIAPYLFYPGVMIVLGFLISNKGRWNSGRTPSVTIIIPTFNEEKVIAERVRNLDTLLYPRDLIQVIIVDSGSKDKTFELAKETVRASSLDHIVLRQEERKGKANAVNHAIQFAKGEIILVSDANALFEKDSIQQIVKPFADKKVGGAGGRFITLGANLVGKGEELYWSIEGKIREAESDIYSITNFSGEFNSFRKDLGILLDEKSLAEDFDLSLQIIEKGYRLVYVPEAVVYEPAVEHSHDLIKQKKRRAVGTIQVLFKHIGMFANPKLFVFDLLLFFHKVLRVFTPIIAIAIIITLCLYFNSLDYGYKYEALGISAVVILALIGVIEVVFRKGFLRKLYYFLLVQYSYILAWIEFITGRYKVTWDKTDSSRNLKNVMDKVK
- a CDS encoding O-antigen ligase family protein, translated to MQRLNLANSNLQYVFIFSGIIIGALVGYYIGLNGVSKLLIAGLLGGAYLLLTINRPWIAVSIFFALVPMETLFVLQGSVTATLTKMAGAYLVFLVIITGSVKYLHDVFSSQKVLVMILFGGAAILSVMVSGQPSFSLSLLLTLWLSIILCFVLILMIRDTRTLYLATWALLLGGFFSIISPIFFQFGRATGYDLMRYGGLWGDQNEFAALLLVMIPLSVLNIIITRNRLYKIASIVISATITLGVILTYSRGAFLALCAMLILAIFKLSTGKNRIKILAVSIPCMILAFALIYHFFSEDIIARMETLKVLSSKESVVKDESLNLRYYFYFELTPKIFSEYPILGVGLRQIILHNPYRFYAHNTYFEVLTGTGLVGFIPFMLILYLTWKEIKTVERFKGDNSFYLRAYASALEIGFLGYLFTALFVSLDLNKMLWLTISIASVLFNLYRIQARAEYGSDNGFGYRGRYDDRRSVYLNR
- a CDS encoding glycosyltransferase: MSVIIPTYNRAKLLNISINSVLSQTYRDFELIVIDDCSKDTTSAVLDGIADKRLRVIKNTSNKGIAAVRNIGVTLSRGRYIAFLDDDDEWLPDKLEKQIDVLDRGTTSLGCVYTGSLVVDSADDHVLQTSIPLYRNNVLKEMLFQNFITTSTIALKKACFDKVGLFDEGIPYGEDYDMWIRIAEEYEYDFVKEPLAKYRSHQTAMTKNYVTVINGVERILSKHRKLFASDKRAYSNHMLLLGVTYCYLGRTKDGIKTFVRAIRAYQFDARLYYNLALALLGTETFIKLKEAKTRYFPQRIKA
- a CDS encoding glycosyltransferase — protein: MGTFIEALKGLAELDMLFYTPPGSHYTPGETSELERSLRKHWNAEINLFLCPMSEYKKGTLFDKIVSFAKGICSIFNQYGYSEVSGRMQVLAMEECLIRKPDAIFAHRLPSMCPLMLTDAKLPPVFFDFDDIEHIVLSRSIEQQRTLKSKFLYLLIPALKSGENKAVKLATETYVCSEKDRAYIEREFGQPNAFIIPNTVEIPELRPFTAVPNLLFLGSDYGANIDAAEFLAEKVWPYIQARFPGSKLIIAGIPPGKLKKRGAYAPGIEIPGFVDDLGSLYDRARVIATPILAGGGTRYKIIEAASYAKPVVSTEIGAEGIEFSPGKEILIHDNPKMFAEACIELLGNPSLCEKIGTAARAKTAQLYERKAVLNLIRERIVNNIKLSAS
- a CDS encoding glycosyltransferase family 4 protein — encoded protein: MPNTIVYYIDSQSFGGAEQVLFTILKKLDRNIWHPVLAYHQSPGISSFIENAEAIGVHTITVPVIQSYYDYKNIFQFGKVLRSIRPAIFHANLNWPLSCSYGILAAYFARVKIIIATQHLYSEVGWRRGRIEQKLISYPVNKYIAVSYDVARQLRERIAVDNKIEVVHNGIILENYNTRANNVSGDDVYSSIRKNRETCPIVLTVARLDKQKGHVYLLQAAADVPGTIFVFVGDGPEKTNLENQACELGLEGRVVFLGKRNDIPELLSGCDIFVLPSLYEGLPLSIMEAMAAGKPVVASDIGGVNELIRDRETGYLVPPGDTQALAHSINTLVSDPALAKKMALAGKTLVEKEFSADSMVAGVTDIYKRQLS
- a CDS encoding glycosyltransferase, which gives rise to MIKVSIVIPTYQRCDSLKRLLTALNAQSFPQHEFEVIVSIDGSEDGSKEMIDNFKAPYLLRYIWERNRGKAAACNSGIRAASSDLVIILDDDMEPSAELVGSHYAAHQIDPHVCIVGAAPIKLDPNASPTIGQITDKFNTHLEKLSRPDYNLRIWDFYGGNFSIRKSVITEVGLFDESYKSYGYEDVEFAYRLLNRGIKIIFNPYAMCIQHYDDDFKGLAYKTINSGKNAVQLVNLHPDTFNELKLIEYNYTGWKWRSLRLFLIWTSMLIPPASNLIISIISKTERKNIKVFERLFSLAMDYFFWLGVWTALRNDKNRKQLIAKIKSGKKPQICPTL
- a CDS encoding polysaccharide deacetylase family protein, whose amino-acid sequence is MNLNIPILMYHQISREPHPNFLEYTVTPKAFEAQMKALKFLGFVPITFSKLLDYKNGSAKPPSKPVIITFDDGLQDAIDNAVPILESTGFTAVFYIPTDYAGRKSSWMIPEVNVEFQIIDWATVTMLDSMGFEVASHSMSHPRLSKISSNDCFGELSGSRRKLEEILGHEVRHIAYPYGDYNESVKILASEAGYYTACTTEESFVDLDNDMFALPRFNMGVDISMLNFLCKINTADSPIGIMAKQMLVMQSKVPGSVKKIFKRILHSKNILLI
- a CDS encoding polysaccharide ABC transporter ATP-binding protein → MSDIIIKVRDVGKKYRIGERNQYRTIRDSITSFTSRGYNKLISAFYAKSGPNSYGPGTANGKNDASQNYFWSLKNVNFDVSRGEVVGIIGRNGAGKSTLLKIITGITEPTEGRIDIYGRIASLLEVGTGFHFELTGRENIFLNGAILGMRRQEIERKFDEIVDFSEIHQFIDTPVKYYSSGMRIRLGFSVAAHLEPEILLIDEVLAVGDAAFQKKCLGKLNNVATSEGRTVLFVSHDMAAILSLCQRTIFLENGQKVCEGSTDQVVQQYMQSMNSTYELPLDQRPDHEGDCSVTATSLKIENSEAGKPIQPGCRLKIKIGYTAKNPIRYPRFIIKIRDFRTRINILRLDSDILNGLPEILPPVGSVTCLTEELSLTPGRCVADLEIRRGMISADKIENAGHFDIETEDIYGSGKIPSREQATSLLQYEWLVDDN
- a CDS encoding ABC transporter permease — its product is MQKTKTTSKIIKPQHAEILKAVDPQHKNALTVREPQKGLSLRLRELYEYHELIYFLIWRDLKVRYKQTALGVAWAVLQPFMTMVVFTIFFGNLAKVPSDGLPYPVFSFAALLPWQLFANSFTNASNSLVNNYDLITKVYFPRIILPCSSIIAGLVDFCIAFLVLLAMIFYYGIIPSAAILALPLFILLAMATALAVSLWLSALNVQYRDVRHLIPFLTQIWLFLTPIAYPSSLVPEKWRFLYGLNPMAGVVEGFRWALLGQSNGSWPLVIVSSIMVVCLLIGGLLYFRRMERTFADVI